The following proteins are encoded in a genomic region of Brachypodium distachyon strain Bd21 chromosome 1, Brachypodium_distachyon_v3.0, whole genome shotgun sequence:
- the LOC100834043 gene encoding uncharacterized protein LOC100834043 has product MYRRCNSCNEFDVVCKRPNVCLSSFTIKMVGGCGDRAAVPQYFKDRLDDFAQNFLVLRDYTGFKFDVYIDRRDHISVMCGPYWKLFAKTHHLKPGDSVRFFAVEHGTAFQAVVEGQVDVFGQDAAIFGLPEVGDDVRHLFHSIVFTDIDALRDGDVRKILGVLEILHAYVDFLREFMVHRMTDVDMASGVFEIPMQIRHALKIPHSGHASLNSPTLIRESVAVEYKSTLNGSTFIIDQWGEFCTRVGINNTSVLLVELDTMTDYLHLRFYIIHP; this is encoded by the exons ATGTATCGCCGCTGCAACTCTTGCAACGAGTTTGATGTAGTTTGCAAGCGACCTAATGTTTGCTTGTCATCTTTTACCATCAAGATGGTTGGTGGGTGCGGGGATCGTGCg GCTGTGCCTCAGTACTTCAAGGATCGGCTGGACGACTTTGCTCAGAATTTCCTTGTTTTGAGGGACTACACTGGGTTTAAGTTTGATGTGTACATTGATAGGAGGGATCACATTAGCGTCATGTGTGGTCCCTACTGGAAACTTTTCGCAAAAACACATCATCTGAAACCCGGTGACAGTGTTCGTTTCTTTGCTGTGGAGCACGGCACTGCTTTTCAAGCTGTGGTGGAGGGGCAGGTGGATGTCTTTGGCCAAGATGCAGCCATTTTTG GGTTGCCTGAAGTTGGCGACGATGTGCGTCATCTGTTCCACTCCATTGTTTTTACTGACATCGATGCGTTACGTGATGGTGATGTCAGAAAAATTCTTGGTGTTTTGGAAATCTTGCATGCCTATGTTGATTTTCTGCGTGAATTCATGGTGCATAGGATGACTGATGTGGACATGGCGTCTGGAGTTTTT GAAATTCCTATGCAGATTAGGCATGCACTGAAAATCCCACATTCTGGACATGCTAGTCTAAATTCTCCTACACTAATAAGAGAATCGGTGGCCGTAGAATACAAATCTACACTCAATGGGAGCACTTTTATTATTGATCAATGGGGAGAGTTCTGCACTCGCGTTGGAATCAACAACACAAGTGTTCTTTTGGTTGAGTTGGACACTATGACTGACTACCTGCACCTTCGTTTCTACATCATTCATCCTTGA